Proteins encoded by one window of Epinephelus moara isolate mb chromosome 18, YSFRI_EMoa_1.0, whole genome shotgun sequence:
- the LOC126404821 gene encoding noggin-like, whose protein sequence is MEQSQQCVAMYLLVLSLGLLMDRGICQHYYLLRPIPSDSLPLVELIEDPDPVFDPKERDLNETELKSVLGDFDNRYLSVLPPVEDKYIGNDELDDFEVQKPGGVLPKEIRAVDFDVQFGKKHKPSKKLKRRLQQWLWAYSFCPVVYTWTDLGNRFWPRFVRVGSCLSKRSCSVPEGMVCKPANSTHLTILRWRCVQRKGGLKCAWIPVQYPIITDCKCSCSS, encoded by the coding sequence ATGGAACAGTCCCAACAGTGTGTAGCCATGTATCTACTGGTGCTCTCCCTCGGACTTCTGATGGACAGGGGGATTTGTCAGCACTACTACCTTCTCCGGCCCATCCCGAGTGACAGTCTGCCGCTTGTGGAATTAATAGAGGACCCAGACCCCGTCTTTGACCCCAAGGAGCGGGACCTTAACGAGACCGAGCTGAAGAGCGTCCTGGGAGACTTTGACAACCGCTACTTGTCCGTTTTGCCGCCAGTGGAGGACAAATACATCGGGAACGATGAGCTCGATGACTTTGAGGTCCAAAAACCCGGTGGAGTACTGCCGAAGGAAATCCGAGCTGTGGATTTCGACGTCCAGTTCGGCAAGAAGCACAAGCCCAGTAAGAAACTGAAGCGGCGGCTGCAGCAGTGGCTGTGGGCGTACTCGTTCTGCCCGGTCGTGTACACGTGGACCGACCTGGGGAACAGGTTCTGGCCGCGATTTGTGCGGGTGGGCAGCTGCCTCAGCAAAAGGTCGTGTTCGGTTCCGGAGGGGATGGTGTGTAAACCTGCGAACTCGACCCACCTGACGATACTGAGATGGAGATGCGTGCAGAGGAAAGGGGGGCTGAAATGCGCCTGGATACCGGTGCAGTACCCGATCATCACAGACTGCAAATGCTCCTGTTCAAGTTAA